In one Thunnus maccoyii chromosome 12, fThuMac1.1, whole genome shotgun sequence genomic region, the following are encoded:
- the pter gene encoding phosphotriesterase-related protein → MSKLSGKVQTVLGLVDPDQLGRTMTHEHLTMSFECCYFPPPPGDEAVAENPFHMQHMYWLRQNPYSCHENLLLLQETSAVRDELLAYRKAGGGTIVENTTTGIDRDLPTLRQLAKDTGVHIIAGAGYYVDCTHTEATKKMSVEKLTDIIISEVLHGADGTDIRCGVIGEIGTSWPITESEKKVLKATAHAQAQLGCPVIIHPGRNPAAPAEVIRILQEAGGDIGKTVMSHLDRTIFNNGELLEFAKMGCYLEYDLFGTEMLNYPYDLNVDMPNDSQRVKALAFLVKEGYEDKIVIAHDIHTKNRLTKYGGHGYSHILKNIVPKMLTRGISQHQVDKILIDNPKHWLTFK, encoded by the exons ATGTCAAAGCTGAGCGGGAAGGTCCAGACTGTCCTGGGTCTGGTGGATCCAGACCAGCTGGGCCGCACCATGACCCACGAGCACCTGACGATGAGCTTCGAGTGCTGCTACTTCCCTCCTCCTCCGGGTGACGAAGCGGTGGCAGAGAACCCGTTCCACATGCAGCACATGTACTGGCTGAGACAAAACCCCTACAGCTGCCATGAgaacttgctgctgctgcaggagaccagCGCCGTGCGGGACGAACTGCTGGCCTACAGGAAGGCCGGAGGGGGCACGATAGTGGAGAACACCACCACGGGCATCGACCGGGACCTGCCCACCCTCAGGCAGCTGGCCAAGGACACCGGGGTCCACATCATCGCTGGAGCAGGGTACTATGTGGACTGCACCCACACAGAAGCCACCAAGAAAATGAGTGTGGAGAAG CtcactgacatcatcatcagcgAGGTGCTTCACGGCGCCGACGGAACAGACATCCGCTGTGGCGTGATCGGAGAGATCGGCACCAGCTGGCCGATTACAGAGAGCGAGAAGAAGGTGCTGAAGGCCACGGCTCACGCTCAGGCCCAGCTCGGCTGCCCGGTTATCATCCATCCCGGCAGGAATCCTGCCGCTCCGGCTGAAGTCATCCGGATTCTCCAGGAGGCCGGCGGTGACATCGGCAAAACTGTCATGTCTCACCTGGATAG GACTATATTTAATAATGGTGAACTGCTTGAGTTTGCTAAGATGGGGTGTTACCTGGAGTATGATCTGTTTGGAACCGAGATGCTGAACTATCCCTATGACCTGAACGTGGACATGCCCAACGACAGCCAGAGAGTGAAGGC CTTGGCGTTCCTGGTAAAGGAAGGCTATGAGGACAAGATAGTGATCGCACACGACATCCACACCAAGAACCGTCTGACCAAGTACGGCGGTCACGGCTACTCTCACATCCTGAAGAACATCGTGCCGAAGATGCTGACGAGGGGCATCTCGCAGCACCAGGTGGATAAGATCCTCATCGACAACCCAAAACACTGGCTGACCTTCAAATGA
- the c1ql3b gene encoding complement C1q-like protein 3b — protein MIATGVCGVALVLVLVVLIPVVVNSAGTPARYEMLGSCQMVCDSHGTAATAAAKTTNPIKDNRLVQSLPTFIQGPQGEPGRVGRMGPRGPVGEPGPPGPAGPPGERGVPGPPGPPGAPGMNGPTGAISAATYNTIPKIAFYAGLKKQHEGYEVLKFDDVVTNLGNHYDPSTGKFTCSIPGIYFFVYHVLMRGGDGTSMWADLCKNNQVRASAIAQDADQNYDYASNSVVLHLEPGDEIYIKLDGGKAHGGNNNKYSTFSGFMLYAD, from the exons ATGATCGCAACTGGTGTTTGTGGCGTCGCGCTGGTGCTGGTGTTGGTGGTTCTGATCCCGGTCGTGGTGAACTCCGCCGGGACTCCTGCCCGCTATGAGATGCTCGGATCCTGCCAAATGGTGTGCGACTCCCACGGGACCGCAGCCACGGCCGCGGCCAAGACGACCAACCCGATCAAAGACAACCGTCTGGTTCAGTCGCTTCCGACGTTCATCCAAGGTCCTCAAGGAGAGCCGGGACGCGTGGGGAGGATGGGTCCGAGGGGCCCGGTCGGCGAGCCCGGGCCACCTGGACCTGCTGGTCCGCCCGGAGAGAGAGGGGTACCTGGTCCTCCGGGTCCACCCGGAGCACCCGGAATGAATGGGCCCACCGGTGCCATCAGTGCAGCCACCTACAACACTATCCCAAAGATTGCATTTTATGCAGGACTTAAGAAGCAACATGAGGGATATGAAGTGCTGAAATTCGACGACGTGGTCACAAATCTCGGCAACCACTATGACCCCTCAACAGGGAAATTCACCTGCTCAATACCAGGGATTTACTTCTTTGTTTACCACGTGCTGATGCGAGGAGGGGATGGAACCAGCATGTGGGCCGACCTCTGCAAAAACAACCAG GTGAGAGCCAGCGCCATCGCCCAAGACGCCGACCAGAACTACGACTACGCCAGCAACAGTGTTGTTTTACATCTCGAGCCCGGAGACGAGATTTACATCAAGTTGGACGGCGGAAAGGCGCACGGgggcaacaacaacaagtacAGCACCTTCTCTGGCTTCATGTTGTACGCTGATTGA